Proteins co-encoded in one Flavobacterium sp. M31R6 genomic window:
- a CDS encoding ammonium transporter: protein MRKIILSVILITILVLSIFSIHLLNESSKLGAHVVELKLDTGDTAWMIVATALVLLMTPGLGFFYGGMVGKKNVISTMLQSYMAMVIVTILWVVVGFGLCFGPSIGGFIGDPTSNLFFSGVSANTAWELAPTIPFILFALFQAKFAIITPALITGAFAERVRFWAYLLFMVLFILFVYAPLCHMTWHPDGLFFGWGVLDFAGGTVVHMSAGWAALAGAMFLGKRKVQKANPARITYVLLGTGLLWFGWFGFNAGSAAGAGSLAAQALGTTTVAAAAAAMGWVFLDKIMGHKLSAMGASIGAVVGLVAITPAAGFVSIPHAMAIGIIASIVSNLVVSKFPKGKIDDALDVFACHGVGGMVGMLLTGVFASKAINPIVGDNQGLIFGDPTLFLIQLKALVLVSIFAFSVSYFLFFIVNKITPLRVTEEKEELGLDISQHGEFL from the coding sequence ATGCGAAAAATTATTTTAAGTGTGATACTAATCACCATTCTGGTATTATCCATTTTTTCAATTCATTTACTGAATGAATCATCAAAACTAGGGGCACACGTTGTTGAACTAAAATTAGACACTGGAGACACGGCTTGGATGATTGTAGCCACAGCCCTTGTATTATTAATGACACCAGGACTTGGATTCTTTTATGGTGGAATGGTAGGTAAAAAGAATGTTATAAGCACCATGTTACAAAGCTACATGGCTATGGTTATAGTAACCATATTATGGGTTGTAGTTGGTTTTGGTCTTTGTTTTGGTCCTTCAATTGGAGGTTTTATTGGCGATCCAACCTCAAATCTGTTTTTTAGCGGAGTAAGTGCTAATACTGCCTGGGAATTAGCCCCAACAATTCCTTTTATTCTGTTTGCCTTATTTCAAGCAAAATTCGCAATCATTACTCCTGCTTTAATCACTGGAGCTTTTGCTGAGAGAGTACGTTTTTGGGCTTACTTATTATTTATGGTATTGTTCATATTATTTGTATATGCACCATTATGTCATATGACTTGGCATCCTGATGGATTATTCTTCGGATGGGGAGTATTGGATTTTGCTGGAGGAACCGTAGTACACATGAGTGCTGGTTGGGCAGCTCTTGCAGGTGCAATGTTCTTAGGAAAAAGAAAAGTGCAAAAAGCAAACCCTGCTCGTATCACTTATGTATTACTAGGAACTGGTTTATTATGGTTTGGTTGGTTCGGTTTCAACGCTGGATCTGCAGCTGGAGCTGGTAGTCTTGCTGCTCAAGCATTAGGAACTACAACTGTAGCTGCCGCTGCTGCCGCAATGGGATGGGTATTCCTTGATAAAATCATGGGGCACAAACTTTCAGCAATGGGAGCTTCTATCGGTGCTGTAGTAGGATTAGTTGCCATTACGCCTGCTGCAGGATTCGTAAGCATTCCTCACGCTATGGCAATTGGTATTATCGCCAGTATTGTAAGTAACCTTGTTGTAAGCAAATTTCCTAAAGGAAAAATTGACGATGCTTTGGATGTATTTGCTTGTCACGGTGTTGGTGGTATGGTAGGTATGCTTTTAACAGGTGTCTTTGCATCAAAAGCCATAAACCCAATTGTTGGTGATAACCAAGGTTTAATTTTTGGAGATCCAACTTTATTTTTAATTCAATTGAAAGCCTTGGTTCTTGTTTCTATCTTTGCTTTCAGTGTTTCTTATTTCTTGTTCTTCATTGTAAATAAAATTACTCCTTTAAGAGTTACTGAAGAAAAAGAAGAACTGGGATTAGACATTTCTCAACACGGAGAATTCTTATAA
- a CDS encoding GNAT family N-acetyltransferase translates to MSLPPYAIFPIISGDKISLREITTTDIEDLIEISFYDAIQATTFQEANEMQDKINKDYLEGNSIHWGIADNSTNKIIGTCGYYRGLDQETGELGCVLLPQYRGQGFMTSAMLLAIDFGINTIGFKRIYAITTKQNEKAIKLIENLNFRKIADLDDDEIEYELRQNI, encoded by the coding sequence ATGAGTCTACCTCCATACGCCATTTTCCCAATTATCTCTGGCGACAAAATTTCGCTGAGAGAAATTACAACTACAGATATTGAAGACCTTATTGAAATTTCGTTTTATGATGCTATTCAGGCAACAACCTTTCAAGAAGCGAATGAGATGCAAGATAAAATAAACAAAGACTATCTTGAAGGGAATTCTATTCATTGGGGTATTGCAGACAATTCAACAAATAAAATTATCGGGACTTGTGGTTACTATCGTGGACTTGACCAAGAAACGGGGGAACTTGGTTGCGTTTTATTACCGCAATACCGTGGGCAAGGTTTTATGACTTCGGCTATGTTATTAGCCATAGACTTTGGAATAAATACTATCGGGTTCAAACGAATTTATGCCATAACAACTAAACAAAACGAGAAAGCAATAAAACTTATAGAGAACCTTAACTTTAGAAAAATTGCAGATTTGGACGATGACGAAATTGAATACGAATTAAGACAAAACATATGA
- a CDS encoding ammonium transporter, whose protein sequence is MRKIVLSVILITILVLSYCSNYFLTKNPTKLSEISKFDTGDTAWMLVASALVLLMTPGLGFFYGGMVGKKNVISTMLQSFMAMIIVTVLWVLIAFGLSFGPSIGGIIGNPLPNLFFQGVGIGTSWKLAPTIPFLLFALFQAKFAIITPAIVTGAFAERIRFWAYLLFMVLFILFVYTPLAHMTWHPDGLLYNLGVLDFAGGTVVHMSAGWAALAGAMFLGKRKVPKANPARITYVLLGTGLLWFGWFGFNAGSAMGANGLAAQALGTTTVAAASASMAWVFLDKIMGHKLSAMGACIGAVVGLVTITPAAGYVSIPHAITIGILGSLVSNIMVSKFPKGKIDDALDVFACHGVGGMVGMVLTGVFASKDINPAVINQGLAFGETKLFTHQMIALVGVSIFAFTMSYFLFYIVNKITPLRVSEEKEQLGLDISQHGEYL, encoded by the coding sequence ATGCGAAAAATAGTTTTAAGTGTGATTCTCATCACGATTTTGGTACTATCCTATTGCTCTAATTACTTTTTAACAAAAAACCCAACCAAGCTTTCTGAAATTTCAAAATTCGATACTGGAGATACTGCATGGATGCTGGTAGCTTCGGCATTGGTATTATTAATGACTCCCGGATTAGGTTTCTTTTATGGTGGTATGGTCGGCAAAAAAAATGTCATCAGCACTATGCTTCAAAGTTTTATGGCAATGATTATAGTGACTGTTTTATGGGTACTGATTGCTTTTGGCCTATCATTTGGTCCATCTATAGGAGGCATAATTGGAAATCCTCTACCTAATCTCTTTTTTCAAGGCGTAGGTATCGGTACCTCATGGAAATTGGCACCAACAATACCTTTTTTATTATTCGCATTATTTCAGGCTAAATTTGCCATTATAACTCCCGCCATTGTAACAGGAGCTTTTGCCGAACGCATTCGTTTTTGGGCGTACCTTTTATTCATGGTCTTATTCATTTTATTCGTTTATACACCATTGGCTCACATGACTTGGCATCCTGACGGATTACTATACAACTTAGGAGTACTGGATTTCGCAGGAGGAACAGTTGTACACATGAGTGCAGGATGGGCAGCTCTTGCCGGCGCTATGTTTCTTGGAAAACGCAAAGTACCAAAAGCAAATCCAGCACGTATCACTTATGTATTATTAGGAACTGGTTTATTATGGTTTGGCTGGTTTGGATTCAATGCAGGATCCGCCATGGGTGCAAATGGTCTTGCCGCACAAGCACTGGGAACAACAACTGTGGCTGCCGCATCAGCCTCAATGGCTTGGGTATTCCTTGATAAAATTATGGGACATAAACTTTCAGCTATGGGCGCTTGTATTGGTGCTGTAGTAGGACTGGTAACTATTACTCCAGCCGCTGGATATGTTAGCATACCACACGCAATCACAATCGGAATTCTGGGCAGCCTTGTAAGTAATATTATGGTCAGTAAATTTCCAAAAGGAAAAATCGATGATGCTTTGGACGTATTTGCTTGTCACGGTGTTGGCGGAATGGTCGGAATGGTATTAACAGGAGTTTTTGCTTCCAAAGACATCAACCCTGCCGTTATCAATCAAGGACTTGCTTTTGGCGAAACCAAATTATTCACTCATCAAATGATTGCCTTAGTAGGTGTTTCCATATTTGCTTTCACAATGTCTTATTTCCTCTTTTATATAGTCAACAAAATAACACCTCTGAGAGTTTCCGAAGAAAAAGAACAATTAGGATTGGATATTTCACAACACGGAGAATATTTATAA
- a CDS encoding slipin family protein — protein MTPLQIIVTILVIFLIAGIRIAQEYQRAVVFRLGRFKNIKGPGIYWIIPFIERQQRVDIRTKTVDLEQQETITKDSVTIKVNAVLWFKITSPENAIIKVADYNKAVYQFSVTALRNIIGQHSLDEVLREREQINGTLQKIVDSATEPWGIKIEMVEMKDVEIPEAMQRAMAREAEAIREKRARIVKAEAELEASIKLTQGAKKMEESPIALELRRMQMLAEIGIDNNTTTVILIPSDFTNAAKSLTKLVNDKSDS, from the coding sequence ATGACACCATTACAAATTATCGTAACCATACTCGTTATTTTCCTTATAGCAGGTATTCGTATCGCACAAGAATATCAACGAGCAGTAGTATTTAGACTTGGTCGCTTCAAAAACATAAAAGGTCCTGGGATTTATTGGATTATCCCTTTCATTGAAAGACAACAACGCGTGGACATTCGGACAAAAACCGTCGATTTGGAACAACAGGAAACCATTACGAAAGACAGTGTAACGATTAAGGTAAATGCCGTACTGTGGTTCAAAATAACGAGCCCCGAAAATGCAATTATCAAAGTGGCAGACTACAATAAGGCAGTTTATCAGTTTTCTGTTACTGCATTACGAAATATTATCGGACAACATTCCCTTGACGAAGTATTAAGAGAAAGAGAACAGATCAACGGAACTCTTCAAAAAATTGTAGACTCGGCAACCGAACCATGGGGAATTAAAATAGAAATGGTCGAAATGAAAGATGTCGAAATTCCAGAAGCAATGCAAAGAGCCATGGCACGCGAAGCAGAAGCTATAAGAGAAAAAAGAGCGAGAATTGTAAAAGCGGAAGCCGAACTGGAAGCATCCATAAAACTAACCCAAGGAGCAAAAAAAATGGAAGAAAGCCCAATTGCATTAGAATTAAGACGTATGCAAATGCTAGCTGAAATAGGTATCGACAATAATACCACTACCGTAATCCTTATACCATCAGACTTTACAAATGCTGCAAAAAGTTTAACAAAACTGGTCAATGACAAATCGGATTCGTAA
- a CDS encoding class I SAM-dependent methyltransferase, translating into MELEIEQIRDQQKETWNKFSSGWKKWDELTMDFLKPMGDEIIKLLNLKNDAIVLDVAAGTGEPGLTIASHLNGGKVISTDFAEGMLEVAQENAKNRGIKNFETIVCDVSELPFADNTFDAISCRFGFMFFPDMLLAIKEMTRVLKPGGKIATAVWNIPEKNFWITATMGTISKNIEIPPPPPGAPGMFRCSKSGFMSDLFSQAGLKNISENEVTGKLNSKTTDVYWSMMNDVAAPVVAALSKADNSMRQKIKEEVYSLINQKYPDNNVIIDSSALVIYGEK; encoded by the coding sequence ATGGAACTAGAAATCGAACAAATCAGGGACCAACAGAAAGAAACCTGGAACAAGTTTTCTTCCGGTTGGAAAAAATGGGATGAACTCACAATGGATTTCCTAAAACCCATGGGAGATGAAATCATCAAACTTCTCAATTTAAAAAACGACGCTATCGTTCTGGATGTCGCCGCAGGTACTGGAGAACCAGGCCTAACTATTGCATCTCATTTAAATGGAGGAAAAGTAATCTCTACAGACTTCGCCGAGGGAATGCTCGAAGTAGCCCAAGAAAATGCAAAAAACAGAGGAATCAAAAATTTTGAAACCATAGTGTGTGACGTTAGCGAACTCCCCTTTGCAGATAACACATTCGATGCCATTAGTTGTCGCTTTGGATTTATGTTTTTCCCTGACATGCTATTGGCCATAAAAGAAATGACACGAGTCCTCAAACCCGGAGGCAAAATCGCAACCGCCGTTTGGAACATTCCTGAAAAAAATTTCTGGATAACCGCTACCATGGGAACCATCAGCAAAAATATTGAGATACCTCCCCCTCCACCCGGAGCACCAGGAATGTTTCGCTGTTCAAAAAGCGGATTCATGTCTGATTTATTTTCGCAAGCAGGTCTCAAAAACATTTCAGAAAATGAAGTTACAGGAAAATTAAACAGTAAAACAACAGATGTGTACTGGAGCATGATGAATGATGTTGCCGCCCCCGTTGTAGCCGCCCTCAGCAAAGCGGACAACTCTATGAGACAAAAAATAAAAGAAGAAGTCTATTCATTAATAAATCAAAAATACCCTGACAACAACGTCATTATTGACTCCAGCGCCCTTGTAATTTATGGTGAGAAATAA
- a CDS encoding aminotransferase class I/II-fold pyridoxal phosphate-dependent enzyme encodes MEVKEIPNRVFYKDGEEFLYFGGTNYLGVTTLPEFQNILLASLQKWGTSYGSSRSANIQLEIYKTAEDLIAKQIGTEAAVTISSGMLAGKLALEQLQHTTDLVFHFPNTHPALLHPFSLPLIQNGKLNPFLLDPTVSRIGIVADAIPSLEVTPIDLSILQNIPKDKEITLLLDESHSIGILGDQGQGVLNQYELPNVHRKIIIASLGKAMGLSGGIIAGDSQFIDAIKKQQNFVGASGMNPAFLETFVNAQTLYHLQRQQLKDNLNYVAKHLIHNAAFTFTQNYPAIYFDHEELLQLLLDNNIIPTSFPYPTASGKLSRIVISAHHTKADLDKMVQQLNTFTQMNSGFEGDIRFVL; translated from the coding sequence ATGGAGGTAAAAGAGATCCCGAATAGAGTATTTTATAAGGACGGAGAAGAGTTTCTGTACTTTGGTGGCACCAATTATTTGGGTGTCACTACCCTACCCGAGTTTCAAAATATTCTGCTGGCTAGCCTCCAAAAATGGGGAACGAGCTATGGAAGTTCCCGTTCGGCAAACATCCAGTTGGAGATTTACAAAACAGCAGAAGATTTAATTGCTAAACAAATTGGTACTGAAGCAGCTGTTACAATTTCCTCAGGGATGTTGGCAGGAAAACTGGCTTTGGAACAACTACAGCATACCACCGATTTGGTCTTTCATTTCCCTAATACACACCCCGCATTGTTACATCCTTTTTCACTGCCGTTAATTCAAAACGGGAAACTGAATCCGTTTCTTTTAGATCCAACGGTTTCAAGAATAGGAATTGTTGCCGATGCTATTCCGTCTCTGGAAGTTACTCCCATTGATTTGAGTATTCTGCAAAATATTCCTAAGGATAAAGAAATTACTTTACTGCTTGATGAATCTCATAGCATCGGAATTTTAGGCGACCAAGGACAGGGTGTTTTAAATCAGTATGAACTTCCAAATGTTCATCGCAAAATAATTATTGCATCCTTGGGAAAAGCCATGGGGCTTTCCGGAGGTATTATTGCTGGGGATTCTCAATTTATAGACGCAATAAAAAAACAGCAAAATTTTGTGGGAGCCTCCGGAATGAATCCTGCTTTTTTGGAAACCTTTGTAAATGCACAGACACTTTATCATTTGCAAAGACAGCAACTAAAAGACAATTTAAATTATGTTGCCAAGCATTTAATTCACAACGCTGCTTTTACGTTTACCCAAAATTACCCCGCAATTTATTTTGACCATGAGGAACTACTGCAATTGCTCTTGGACAATAATATTATTCCAACATCCTTTCCGTATCCAACGGCTTCTGGAAAACTGAGTCGGATTGTAATTAGTGCCCATCATACCAAAGCCGACTTGGATAAAATGGTGCAACAACTAAATACTTTTACGCAAATGAATTCAGGCTTTGAAGGAGACATCAGATTTGTACTGTAG
- a CDS encoding dipeptide epimerase: MKIIIRTFKLNLKHTFTISRESHDIQPTLIVELQSEGFSGFGEATSNPYYNITVDSMRAHLEAIIPFIESHNDETPEEFWDSASALLKNDMFALCALDMAYNDLYAKKKGKKLYELWGNSPLHNPKTDYTIGIDKLDKMVMKLKEMPWPIYKIKLGTKDDIAIVTELRRHTDARFRIDANCGWTVTETINNAIALKKLGVEFLEQPMKADQWAAHKEVFKHSVLPIIADESCIAEEDVAKCHNHFHGVNIKLVKCGGLTPARRMIAEAKHYGMKTMVGCMTESTVGISAIAHLLPELDYVDMDGALLLSEDIATGVTITDGIIHYADSNGIGASLINR, encoded by the coding sequence ATGAAAATAATCATTCGCACTTTTAAGCTAAACTTAAAGCACACTTTCACGATTTCGCGAGAGTCGCACGATATACAGCCTACACTGATTGTGGAATTGCAAAGTGAGGGATTTTCGGGTTTTGGCGAGGCTACTTCAAATCCGTATTATAATATTACCGTGGATAGTATGAGGGCTCATTTGGAAGCTATTATTCCGTTTATAGAATCACATAATGACGAAACTCCTGAGGAATTCTGGGATAGTGCTTCGGCTTTATTAAAGAATGATATGTTTGCGTTGTGCGCTTTGGATATGGCTTACAATGATTTGTATGCCAAGAAAAAAGGCAAAAAACTATATGAACTTTGGGGGAATTCTCCTTTGCACAATCCTAAAACCGATTATACGATTGGGATTGACAAATTGGATAAAATGGTGATGAAGCTAAAAGAAATGCCCTGGCCAATCTATAAAATCAAACTAGGAACCAAAGACGACATTGCCATTGTTACCGAATTGCGCAGACATACCGATGCGCGTTTCCGGATCGATGCCAATTGTGGTTGGACGGTTACTGAAACCATTAATAATGCAATTGCCTTGAAAAAACTGGGAGTAGAATTCTTGGAACAACCTATGAAAGCTGACCAATGGGCAGCGCATAAAGAGGTTTTCAAGCACTCTGTCTTGCCAATTATTGCCGATGAAAGTTGTATTGCAGAGGAAGATGTTGCCAAATGTCACAACCATTTTCACGGGGTGAACATAAAGCTAGTAAAATGTGGTGGTCTCACACCCGCCCGAAGAATGATTGCTGAAGCCAAACACTATGGCATGAAAACAATGGTGGGTTGTATGACGGAATCCACGGTCGGTATTTCGGCTATTGCTCATTTATTACCCGAGTTGGATTATGTGGATATGGATGGCGCTTTGTTATTATCTGAAGATATTGCCACCGGCGTTACGATTACAGACGGAATTATTCATTATGCCGATTCGAATGGAATAGGTGCTTCTTTAATAAACAGATAA
- a CDS encoding PH domain-containing protein — protein MGLFNAILGNASEVNLENLSKEFEPLLIEGERIEKGYKVIKDMFVFTNKRLILVEKQLVGSKVDYLSIPYSSIKKFSKESAGILDMDAELKIWLAGEDAPISKQFGKGGNNINEVYQILSQHILK, from the coding sequence ATGGGACTATTTAATGCCATTTTGGGCAATGCATCGGAAGTAAATCTTGAAAATCTTTCGAAGGAATTTGAACCTTTATTGATAGAGGGCGAAAGAATCGAAAAAGGATACAAGGTGATTAAAGATATGTTTGTTTTTACGAATAAAAGACTGATTTTGGTCGAAAAACAATTGGTAGGCAGTAAGGTGGATTATCTTTCGATTCCGTATTCATCCATTAAAAAATTCTCGAAAGAAAGTGCCGGAATTCTGGACATGGATGCCGAATTGAAAATTTGGCTAGCTGGTGAAGATGCTCCTATTTCTAAACAATTTGGTAAAGGCGGGAATAACATCAATGAAGTGTATCAAATCCTGAGTCAACATATTTTGAAATAA